From the Mesotoga prima MesG1.Ag.4.2 genome, the window CAGTCGCTCGTGAATCCGCTTGTAATGATTCCGGCGCAGATTACAGGCATTCACGGGCTGAAAAATGAGGATGTGTTAGATGAACCGACAATGGCAGAGGTCTTCCCAAGATTCCGAAATTACGTTGGAGGAGCCACGATTGTAGGTCATAACATCGTTAATGACATGACTTTTTTTGATATTGCATCGAAAGAAACCGGAATACTGCCCTTAGCAAATAACTACATTGACACTATTGACATAGCTCATGAAGTCTTTTCCGAAGGGCCTTATGGTCTTAAGAGCATTGCGAAGAGGTTGAGAATAAGAGATGTTCCGACTCACAGGGCGATGGACGATGCCAGGGTAACAGCAAAAGTCTTTCTGGCATTGGCAAGAAGACTCGGGGGCATATC encodes:
- a CDS encoding 3'-5' exonuclease translates to MKKIYLVIDTETTGSSPLEGDRILEIAAIPVYGNKILHNLSFQSLVNPLVMIPAQITGIHGLKNEDVLDEPTMAEVFPRFRNYVGGATIVGHNIVNDMTFFDIASKETGILPLANNYIDTIDIAHEVFSEGPYGLKSIAKRLRIRDVPTHRAMDDARVTAKVFLALARRLGGISQMVKYEKKWRG